The following are from one region of the Stanieria cyanosphaera PCC 7437 genome:
- a CDS encoding Jag family protein yields the protein MEQQVQQGQEWLETLLELMGFPTSVSPELLERVPAETDSCWLAIETTNLTEQQTQLLIGDKGENIDAIQYLANTLLNLSPESEFQGSVTIEIDGYRVQRYQELVTLAEQAVQQVRNTGQEVELTQLSSAERRQIHSLLQNSEDIQTESRGQEPDRRLVVRLRE from the coding sequence ATGGAACAACAAGTCCAACAAGGGCAAGAATGGTTAGAAACACTTCTGGAATTGATGGGGTTTCCTACTTCCGTCAGTCCAGAATTACTTGAGCGAGTACCCGCCGAAACCGATTCTTGTTGGTTAGCGATTGAAACCACTAATTTAACTGAACAGCAAACTCAGTTATTGATTGGTGATAAAGGTGAAAATATTGACGCAATTCAGTATTTAGCTAATACTTTACTCAATCTTAGTCCGGAATCGGAATTTCAAGGTTCTGTTACCATAGAAATAGATGGTTATCGAGTTCAACGATATCAAGAACTAGTAACCTTAGCAGAACAAGCAGTACAACAAGTTAGAAACACGGGGCAAGAAGTAGAATTAACTCAATTATCTTCTGCTGAAAGACGACAAATTCACAGTTTGTTACAGAATTCTGAAGATATTCAAACCGAAAGCCGTGGACAAGAGCCAGACCGACGCTTAGTTGTGCGACTGCGTGAATAA
- the yidC gene encoding membrane protein insertase YidC: protein MDFGIGFISNNIMLPILDFFYGIVPSYGFAIIALTLVVRFAVFPLSAGQIRNMRKMKIVQPLMKERQEEIQKRYKNDPAKQQEEMGKLMQEFGNPLAGCLPLLLQMPILFALFATLRGSPFSNINYTVDLQVFPQEQIERIQPQAFVTKPQNIYIEDGVHYKVAALLPAGNKLVVGEKTKVDFQTVEGKPFQNLISENAEYNLQPHWEVTKGSERVKINDDGTIEALEPGDATIQGTIPGIAADKGFLFIKALGQVGVTDSEGKINFDILAMVLLFGVSIYVNQQLTGGQQNKGSNADQQQAVNQLMPIIFSGMFLFFPLPAGVLMYILVANLFQTGQTWFLMREPLPENLQKIVEQQEKAEQSRETLPFERKRSKKKEKTSG from the coding sequence ATGGATTTTGGTATCGGTTTTATTTCCAACAATATTATGTTGCCAATCCTAGATTTTTTCTATGGGATTGTGCCTAGTTATGGTTTTGCAATTATTGCACTGACCTTAGTAGTTCGTTTTGCTGTGTTTCCTCTTAGTGCTGGACAAATTCGCAATATGCGAAAAATGAAAATTGTTCAGCCTTTAATGAAAGAAAGACAGGAAGAAATTCAAAAACGTTATAAAAACGATCCTGCTAAGCAACAAGAAGAAATGGGGAAACTGATGCAGGAGTTTGGCAACCCTTTAGCTGGTTGTTTGCCTTTGCTTTTGCAGATGCCTATTTTATTTGCTTTGTTTGCTACTTTAAGAGGATCGCCCTTTAGTAATATTAATTACACTGTAGATTTACAAGTTTTTCCTCAAGAACAAATCGAACGAATTCAACCACAAGCTTTTGTTACTAAACCTCAAAATATTTATATCGAAGATGGGGTTCATTACAAAGTAGCAGCTTTATTACCAGCAGGTAATAAGTTGGTAGTGGGAGAAAAAACTAAAGTAGATTTTCAAACAGTTGAAGGAAAACCTTTCCAAAATTTAATTTCAGAAAATGCAGAATATAATTTACAGCCTCATTGGGAAGTAACGAAAGGCTCGGAAAGAGTAAAAATTAATGACGATGGCACTATTGAAGCTTTAGAACCAGGAGATGCAACCATTCAAGGAACTATCCCAGGAATTGCTGCGGATAAAGGTTTCTTATTTATTAAAGCTCTAGGTCAAGTTGGTGTAACCGATTCAGAAGGTAAGATCAATTTTGATATTTTAGCAATGGTTTTACTCTTTGGTGTCAGCATTTACGTTAACCAACAACTGACTGGTGGACAACAAAATAAAGGCTCTAATGCCGACCAACAACAAGCAGTTAACCAACTGATGCCCATCATTTTTAGTGGGATGTTTCTGTTTTTCCCTCTACCAGCAGGGGTATTAATGTATATTTTGGTTGCCAATCTGTTCCAAACCGGTCAAACTTGGTTTTTGATGCGAGAACCTTTACCTGAAAACTTACAAAAAATCGTTGAGCAACAGGAAAAAGCAGAGCAATCAAGAGAAACCCTTCCTTTTGAACGTAAACGTTCTAAGAAAAAAGAGAAAACCTCTGGCTAG
- a CDS encoding PH domain-containing protein, whose product MGIKEEVYYEGGPHIGDLIINILLAFTVICIPLTVGAIVRALWLRYRITDRRISVTGGWMGRDRTDIIYSEIVKVVKVPRGIGLWGDLVVTLKDKSRLELRAMPNFREISNYIAEKAAAKTGKSVESIAG is encoded by the coding sequence AGTTTATTATGAAGGCGGTCCTCATATTGGCGATTTAATTATCAATATTTTGCTAGCGTTTACTGTTATTTGTATTCCTTTAACTGTAGGAGCAATTGTGCGTGCGCTGTGGTTGCGTTACCGAATTACCGATCGCCGTATTTCTGTGACTGGTGGTTGGATGGGGCGCGATCGCACCGATATTATTTATTCAGAAATAGTTAAAGTTGTTAAAGTTCCCAGAGGAATTGGATTATGGGGCGATTTAGTCGTTACCCTGAAAGATAAAAGTCGCTTGGAATTGCGAGCAATGCCTAATTTTCGAGAAATCTCTAATTACATTGCCGAAAAAGCAGCAGCGAAAACTGGGAAATCAGTTGAATCAATTGCTGGCTAA
- a CDS encoding YceD family protein — protein MEAIYIPRLLKLSERKEEVTIQESIAGLNTLTPIRGLMVIKHGGNYLEVVAKAETIVTLVCDRCLNHYNHRISINTSELIWLEAEQSEDFPQEREVAVEDLSETLSPDGYFEPETWLYEQLSLAMPLRQLCGKTCQGTEVTPSVASSGIDSRWASLADLKKQLSTNNE, from the coding sequence ATGGAAGCTATTTATATCCCTCGTTTACTTAAACTATCGGAGCGTAAAGAAGAGGTTACCATCCAAGAATCAATTGCTGGTTTAAATACTCTTACTCCGATACGAGGATTAATGGTGATTAAGCATGGTGGGAACTATTTAGAAGTTGTGGCTAAGGCAGAAACTATTGTAACGTTAGTTTGCGATCGCTGTCTTAACCACTACAATCATCGTATCTCGATTAATACTTCCGAATTAATTTGGTTAGAAGCAGAACAATCTGAAGATTTTCCTCAAGAAAGAGAAGTGGCAGTTGAAGATCTTTCAGAAACCTTATCTCCTGACGGATATTTTGAACCAGAAACTTGGCTCTACGAACAACTATCTTTAGCTATGCCTCTACGTCAGCTTTGTGGTAAAACTTGCCAAGGAACAGAAGTAACTCCTTCGGTTGCTAGCTCTGGGATTGATAGTCGTTGGGCTTCTTTAGCGGATTTAAAAAAACAATTATCTACCAATAACGAATAG